The nucleotide window GAGCTTGAACCCGCAAACCACCCTTTTTATGATTGCCTCCAAAACCTTTACCACCCAAGAGACCATGACCAACGCGTTTTCCGCGCGGAGCTGGTTTTTAGAAGTCGCCCAGGATCTGCAGCATGTCGCCCGTCATTTTGTGGCCATTTCAACCAACAGCGCTGCGGTAGAAAAATTCGGCATTGATCAGGATAACATGTTTGTTTTCTGGGACTGGGTGGGCGGACGCTATTCGCTGTGGTCGGCCATCGGCTTATCGATCGCCTGTTATATCGGATACGACAACTTCACGGCTCTTTTACAGGGCGCTTATGATATGGATCAGCATTTTAAATCAGCGCCTTATGATCAAAACATCCCGGTGATTCTGGCTTTAATCGGCATCTGGTATAATAATTTTTTCGGGGCCCAGACCGAAGCCATTTTGCCCTATGACCAATACCTGCACCGATTCCCGGCTTATTTCCAGCAGGGCAATATGGAAAGCAACGGCAAATCAACCGATCGCGCGGGACAAAAAGTGGATTACCAGACCGGACCGATCATCTGGGGTGAGCCGGGGACCAATGGTCAACACGCTTTTTACCAGTTAATTCATCAGGGCACCAAAATGATCCCCGCCGATTTTCTGGCCCCGGCCATTAGCCACAATCCCATGGGGGACCACCATCAAATTTTACTATCGAATTTCTTCGCCCAGACCGAAGCCCTTTTGAATGGCAAAACCCGGGAAAAAGTGATCGCAGAGTTGAAAGCAGAGGGGAAAACCGATAAAGAAATCAACAAACTTTTACCCCACAAGATATTTGAAGGCAATCGACCTTCCAACTCCATTTTGATCAGAAAACTGACCCCAGGTGTGCTGGGAAGTTTAATTGCGATGTATGAGCATAAAATCTTTGTCCAGGGGGTGATCTGGAATATTTTCAGCTTTGATCAATGGGGGGTCGAGCTCGGCAAGCAGCTGGCACAAAAAATATTGCCCGAGCTGGCAGATGTTAAACCGGTGGACACCCATGACAGTTCAACCAACGGGTTGATCAACGCGTACAAGCAAATGATTCAAAAATAAACCATCTAACTTAAAAAATGAAAAGGAGGACTAAAATGATGATGAAAAAATGGATAATTGTGCTGGCATCATTGGCACTGTTGATTGGCTGTGCTCAGACCAATGGCAACAAGGCTAATGCCTCGGCAACACCGGTCATCGACCGTGTCCAGAAAAGCGGCACACTAACGGTGGGAATGACCGGTAATATGCCGCCTTTGAACATGACCTCTAAAGAAGGCGAGCTGATGGGCTATGAAGTCGATCTGGCGCGGGCCATGGCCAAGGCTATGGGGGTCAAAGCCGAACTAAAGACGATGCCCTTTGCCGAACTGCTGCCAGCCTTAGAGGCGGGTAAAATCGATATGATTATATCCAACATGACGATTACACCCGGGCGTAACCTCAAGGTGGCGTTTGTGGGGCCGTACTTTGTCTCCGGTAAAGCATTTATGACCAAAGTCAAGACCATCGCACTGGCCGATGAGGCTGACGATATTGACGCCAAAAACACCAAACTGGTCGCTTTGGAAGGCTCCACCAGCCAGGCCTTTGTCGAAACCGCCCTGCCGGAAGCCCAATTGTTTAAGGCCAAAGATTATGACGAGGCCGTCAAAATGGTGCTCGACGATAAAGTCCATGCCATGGTGGCGGATTATCCGATTGCGGTGGTGTCAGTATTCCGCTATCCGGGTGAGGGATTATTGTCGGTTGTGACCACTTTGACCTATGAACCGATCGGAATCGCAGTGCCGGCCGGTGACCCTCTGCTGGTCAACTGGGTTGAAAACTATCTGGATATTGCCGACAGCACCGGTCTGCTGGATGAGTTGAAAAGGAGATGGTTACTCAATGCCGACTGGCTGAATCGGCTGCCATAATGCTGCATTTTGTAAAATGCAGCATGTATAAAGGTTAATTGTTATTCGTTATTGGTAAATAATAAAACGGGATGATCTGCCCGGTCTGCATTCGGGCAACATCATCCCGTTTTTTCTTACGATTAACTCGCTACGCCTTACACGAAACGGTTAACCCGCAACCTGAAACGCGAAACCTTTGAACGCTGAGCCCTGGACCTATCGATTTCCCACAAATTCACCGTATTTGAACTCACCGCTGACGGTTTTGCCATCCGGATAGGTAAGTGTCCCTTGGCCGGACCACTCACCATTTTTGAATTCTCCGCTGTATTTTCGCCCGTCCGGATAGGTCATGGTCCCCTGCCCGGTGCGTTCGCCAAATTGAAAGTCGCCTTCATACTTGCGGCCATCCGGATACCAGAGGGTGCCTTTCCCATGGCGCTGGTCGCTTTTAAATTCACCGACATAGTGACGGCCGTCCGGAAAGGTCAATTCACCCCGACCGTTTCGTTCGCGATACTTCCATTGGCCGTCATAACGGGTTCCATCCGGCTTGGTGTAGATACCTTCTACAATCTCATTTTCCTGCCAGGTGCCTTCAAGTTTGCGGCCACCGGGTAGAATGAAAACACCCTTACCATGACGCATGCCGTCCTTAAAGTGACCAATAAACTTTTGACCGGTGCTGGTCAGCAGGGTTCCCTGACCGTTAACGCAATCGCCTTCGATGCACTCATCGGCCAGAACACTAGACGCACCAAACAAACTGACAACCAGGAACATAATCACATACGCTTTCATTTCAAGCATTCCTTTTAGGCAAATAAAATATTTAAACTTGGGCAGATGATTATGCTATGCTGCAGGATCCAGCCTTATTTTGTTTGTTTTGACACATGCAGACCCACCAGCCAGGCCACCATCAACACCAGATAGATTTGACCGATCAGCGCCTCCACCGTGGCCAGTCCGGCAGCCCGATCCGTCAAGGGTGTCATATCACCATAGCCCAGGGTGGTGATAGTCACAAGGCTGAAATATAAGAAAAGGATCCGGTCGTTTTGGATCTGGCCTCCCGGCATTTCAAAAGAACCGGGCGCAAAGGTTTCAAGCAACTGATATATATTGGCCCACAACATGGCCATCAGCAAATAGACGACCACAGAAGCATAAATGACTTCCTGGGTGACTTCTTTTTGTTTAAGTATAAAGTTGACGATATGGAAAATGGCAAATCCTAAAAATAAGATGCCACATATCTGAGAAACAATTAACGGCCTAGCAGTGCTTGTAAAATAATCGGCCCACATGTCCACAAACATCGGAAAGATCAAAAAAAGCGCCAAGAGCAAATTATATTTTTTATCACTGATGGCATACATGGCGGCCACGAAGATGCCGGATACGATAAGATCGACAACAAAACGAAAACCACTGTAGTCCCCGATAAAAGGCACGCCCACCAGCATTGCGAAAATCATTACCAGAAGTAAAAAGAAGCGCCTTTTAAAAATGAATGTTCCAAAATTGGCGGTTTTTTTTTCGACCATGTTGGTGGCTTTATTCATTTCAGTGAACGTGAAAATGGTGGCAATTTGCCTGGTTTCTAAACCTGATAATCTTGAAAATATGCCACCAAGGCCCTAAGACACAAAGCAAAACTTTTGTTCAAGTTTATCTTGCTGATTGGTGTCTAGATAACGAACCATACCGCTTGTCAACTTAATGGCTTTCAGAGAAGATCATATTCATTTTGCAAACCGCAAGTCAACCTTTGGGGGCTTGTGGGTACTCAACCGGTTTCTTTTCCGAATCTATTTTTCTGATCCTCTGGCGCATACGCTCGATGACCTGGTCCGGTGTTTCTTTGCGAAGCAGTGAGTTGAATTGGGCCCGATAGTTGCGCACCGCGCTAACACCCAAAAACTGAATGTCATACACCCGCCACTGTCCTTTGCGTTTGATCATCAAAAGATCTATCGGAATTTTTTGACCCTTCCAGACGACTCTGATATGAACCAGCGCCCGCGTGGGAGTTTTGAACTCCTGACTCTCAAAAATAAGTCTTTCATCTTTATATTTTTCCTGTAATTTTCCCATATAAAATTTACCTAAAAATTCGGTAAAAACCTCGATAAAAGTCTTTCTTTGGGAGGGCGTAAAATTTTTCCAGTTTGAGGCCAGCACCCTTCGGGAAAATTCGTGGAAATCAAAGAGTCGCTCTAAAATCAGACGTAATTTCTGCTGTTGGGCTTCTTTTAATTCCTGATCCGTAAATTTAGGACCCTGCAGAACTTGCAGGCCTTCCTGGACACCTTTTCGCAGGGCCTCAATCGGCTCGTCGCCATAGGCCATGGATGGGCTGGCTGCCAGAACGAGAAAGCATAGGATTAAGAGTGTGCGCATGAACAAGTCCTTTATCAAACCGAGCAAGGCGGATGCCTTTGCATATTAACGGTAGCTGTGGATTTCAGATGAGGATATCCTATTGCATATATCCGGCAAATGATTAATCTAATAATGGTACCCCTAAGGGGTTTTGTAAACGCTTAAGAGGAATAAATTTATGAGCAAAAAAATGTCAAAAAGTGAGAGCATTTGTCTTGAGAGATGCTATTTTTTTGCTGAAAATTGCCGCCAAAAAGAGGACGGCACCTGGGACTGTAAAACAGAGCCCTCCTATTGCGAATCGCACTGTCGAGACAAATCATAAACATCTGAATACCGTTACTGCCTGGCGTCTGTTAAACCAGTCGGTCAGGTAAGAGAAATTTTAAAATTTCTCCTTAACCATCATAGCAAAAGGCCGTTTGAGCAATCAAACGGCCTCTGTGTTTTATATTCGATACATTTTAGTTTTACCACGAAGCTCACAAAGGGCAATAATGATTCTTCGTGCCTCTTCGTGTTCTTCGTGGTGAAAATTTCAAACAGCCCTACCCCGCGAACTTTTATTTGGCAGCTTCCGATTCTTCAGCCGGCGGCTCCGGGCACACACTGGTTGGATCCGCCATCAGAGCCAGATCCGCATAGCGCGTGTTGAACTGTTCTTCCAGTTCAGCATGCAGCCTATCGGCCTCATCTGGGAAGGTTCGCTTCAGGGATGCAAAGCGGATTTCACCTTCCAGAAATTGACGCAGGCTGCCGTCGGGTTTTTTGGAATCCAGGATAAACGGATTTTCGCCCTGATCCTTGAGGGTCGGGTTATATCGATACAAGGGCCAGTAGCCGGATTGTACCGCCAATTTTTGTTCTTCCTGGCTTTTGCCCATACCGGCCAAAATTCCCTGATTGATACAGGGTGAATACGCCAGGATGATGGAAGGCCCATCATAGCTTTCAGCTTCCAAAAAGGCTTTCATCATCTGCTGTTTGTTGGCGCCCATGGCCACGCTGGCCACGTATACATAACCGTAAGACATCATCATCTGGCCCATGTCCTTTTTGGGCGTCTTTTTGCCCGAAGCCGCAAACTTGGCAACCGACCCGGTGGGCGTGGCTTTCGAGGATTGCCCCCCGGTATTGGAATACACTTCAGTGTCCATCACCAGAATATTGATGTCTTCACCGGTGGCCAGGACATGATCAATCCCGCCAAAACCGATATCATAAGCGGCACCGTCACCGGCAAACACCCAGTAGGATTTTTTGGTAAACAGTCGGGCATATTCAGCAATTTCAGCCAGAAGTTTGTTGCCGTTCTGTTTGCTGAGTAGCGCTTTGAGTTGATCGCCGTATTTGCGGG belongs to Desulfobacterales bacterium and includes:
- the pgi gene encoding glucose-6-phosphate isomerase, whose product is MLAKKNPTTTKSWQNLSRHYETVKDLHMRDLFADDPRRFDKFSIRFNDILVDYSKNRITQETIKNFIALAEECDLKKAIDNMFTGEKINETENRAVLHTALRNRDDTPIKVDGQDVMPQVNAVLLQIENFSTRVISGDWQGYTGKKITDIVNIGIGGSDLGPLMVTEALRPYAQKDLRVHFVSNVDGTHITETLKSLNPQTTLFMIASKTFTTQETMTNAFSARSWFLEVAQDLQHVARHFVAISTNSAAVEKFGIDQDNMFVFWDWVGGRYSLWSAIGLSIACYIGYDNFTALLQGAYDMDQHFKSAPYDQNIPVILALIGIWYNNFFGAQTEAILPYDQYLHRFPAYFQQGNMESNGKSTDRAGQKVDYQTGPIIWGEPGTNGQHAFYQLIHQGTKMIPADFLAPAISHNPMGDHHQILLSNFFAQTEALLNGKTREKVIAELKAEGKTDKEINKLLPHKIFEGNRPSNSILIRKLTPGVLGSLIAMYEHKIFVQGVIWNIFSFDQWGVELGKQLAQKILPELADVKPVDTHDSSTNGLINAYKQMIQK
- a CDS encoding transporter substrate-binding domain-containing protein, which codes for MMMKKWIIVLASLALLIGCAQTNGNKANASATPVIDRVQKSGTLTVGMTGNMPPLNMTSKEGELMGYEVDLARAMAKAMGVKAELKTMPFAELLPALEAGKIDMIISNMTITPGRNLKVAFVGPYFVSGKAFMTKVKTIALADEADDIDAKNTKLVALEGSTSQAFVETALPEAQLFKAKDYDEAVKMVLDDKVHAMVADYPIAVVSVFRYPGEGLLSVVTTLTYEPIGIAVPAGDPLLVNWVENYLDIADSTGLLDELKRRWLLNADWLNRLP
- a CDS encoding 2-isopropylmalate synthase, with the translated sequence MKAYVIMFLVVSLFGASSVLADECIEGDCVNGQGTLLTSTGQKFIGHFKDGMRHGKGVFILPGGRKLEGTWQENEIVEGIYTKPDGTRYDGQWKYRERNGRGELTFPDGRHYVGEFKSDQRHGKGTLWYPDGRKYEGDFQFGERTGQGTMTYPDGRKYSGEFKNGEWSGQGTLTYPDGKTVSGEFKYGEFVGNR
- a CDS encoding potassium channel family protein, with translation MNKATNMVEKKTANFGTFIFKRRFFLLLVMIFAMLVGVPFIGDYSGFRFVVDLIVSGIFVAAMYAISDKKYNLLLALFLIFPMFVDMWADYFTSTARPLIVSQICGILFLGFAIFHIVNFILKQKEVTQEVIYASVVVYLLMAMLWANIYQLLETFAPGSFEMPGGQIQNDRILFLYFSLVTITTLGYGDMTPLTDRAAGLATVEALIGQIYLVLMVAWLVGLHVSKQTK
- a CDS encoding ABC transporter substrate-binding protein, with the protein product MRTLLILCFLVLAASPSMAYGDEPIEALRKGVQEGLQVLQGPKFTDQELKEAQQQKLRLILERLFDFHEFSRRVLASNWKNFTPSQRKTFIEVFTEFLGKFYMGKLQEKYKDERLIFESQEFKTPTRALVHIRVVWKGQKIPIDLLMIKRKGQWRVYDIQFLGVSAVRNYRAQFNSLLRKETPDQVIERMRQRIRKIDSEKKPVEYPQAPKG